From Streptomyces sp. Edi4, one genomic window encodes:
- a CDS encoding cold shock domain-containing protein, giving the protein MAVGRVVHFDSVRGFGFIAPEGGGDDVFLHVNDMQVAEELVRPGVEVEFDVETGERGPKASSVRLAPGSQDKPSAPYDDSLCDVLSADEFLREVTEVLLSSAPSLTGEQILQARAALVQFAKKHSWTEG; this is encoded by the coding sequence ATGGCTGTTGGTCGTGTGGTGCACTTCGACAGTGTGCGGGGTTTTGGATTCATCGCCCCTGAGGGCGGCGGGGACGATGTGTTCCTGCACGTGAACGACATGCAGGTGGCCGAGGAGCTGGTGCGGCCGGGCGTCGAGGTGGAGTTCGACGTCGAAACCGGGGAGCGGGGGCCGAAGGCCTCCTCCGTCCGTCTCGCTCCCGGGTCGCAGGACAAGCCGTCGGCGCCGTACGACGACTCCCTCTGCGATGTGCTCAGCGCGGACGAATTCCTGCGCGAGGTCACCGAGGTGCTGCTGTCGTCGGCGCCCTCGCTGACGGGCGAGCAGATCCTTCAGGCCCGGGCCGCGCTGGTCCAGTTCGCGAAGAAGCACAGCTGGACGGAGGGCTGA
- a CDS encoding DUF899 family protein — MTAQALPPVVDAETWQRRLDELRAREKQATRQLDAVAARRRRMPMVEMPGYTLEGEEGPVELADVFGDKSQLIVYHHMWFPGEKWQCPGCTGFTSQFTRLGFLDGYDARFVVVTQGPIDEALTYKRRVGNRMTWYSTANSPFGAAVGAPAGGGFAVNVFLRDGRKVYRTWHTDGRGTEQLGHTFGLIDVLPYGRQEQWQDSPEGWPQSPTYSRWAGSEDIAARYGPDGGTA, encoded by the coding sequence ATGACCGCCCAGGCACTGCCCCCCGTCGTCGACGCCGAGACCTGGCAGCGCCGGCTCGACGAACTCCGCGCGCGGGAGAAGCAGGCCACCCGGCAGCTCGACGCCGTCGCCGCCCGGCGCCGCCGGATGCCGATGGTCGAGATGCCCGGCTACACCCTGGAAGGCGAGGAGGGGCCGGTCGAGCTGGCCGACGTCTTCGGGGACAAGTCCCAGCTGATCGTCTACCACCACATGTGGTTCCCCGGCGAGAAGTGGCAGTGTCCTGGCTGTACGGGATTCACCTCGCAGTTCACCCGTCTCGGCTTCCTCGACGGCTACGACGCCCGCTTCGTCGTGGTCACGCAGGGCCCCATCGACGAAGCCCTCACGTACAAGCGGCGGGTCGGCAACCGGATGACCTGGTACTCCACGGCCAACAGCCCCTTCGGCGCGGCTGTCGGCGCGCCCGCGGGCGGCGGATTCGCGGTCAACGTGTTCCTGCGGGACGGCCGCAAGGTCTACCGCACCTGGCACACCGACGGCCGGGGCACCGAACAGCTTGGCCACACCTTCGGCCTCATCGACGTGCTGCCCTACGGCCGCCAGGAGCAGTGGCAGGACTCCCCCGAGGGCTGGCCCCAGTCACCCACCTACAGCCGGTGGGCGGGCTCCGAGGACATCGCCGCCCGCTACGGACCGGACGGCGGGACCGCCTGA
- a CDS encoding alpha/beta hydrolase: MDTDTTEKLRRLAFTPMRTQPPNATRPILEQAAKEIEVVDGDKVVHYLWGEGERRILLVHGWAGNAGHLTVLADALARAGCAVVVADLPGHGESEGTESSVIHFARAVEAAHERFGPFHAVVAHSMGAAATTYAMSRGVALEQAVFVNPVSSYTSLWRRSGEVMRVTPEAIGLVRSRAEDWLGVSFEAIEPALAAREFTSGLLVVHDENDPESPITDSEALVAAWGRAELMRVRDLGHTKVLRDEAVVGRVVGFLTAREADEQAPPR, encoded by the coding sequence ATGGACACCGACACCACGGAGAAGCTGCGCCGGCTGGCCTTCACGCCGATGCGGACGCAGCCTCCGAACGCCACCCGGCCGATCCTGGAACAGGCCGCCAAGGAGATCGAGGTCGTCGACGGCGACAAGGTGGTCCACTACCTCTGGGGCGAGGGCGAGCGGCGGATCCTGCTGGTCCACGGCTGGGCCGGCAACGCAGGACATCTGACGGTGCTCGCGGACGCGCTGGCCCGGGCGGGCTGCGCGGTGGTCGTGGCCGATCTGCCCGGCCACGGCGAGTCGGAGGGGACGGAGTCCTCGGTCATCCATTTCGCGCGGGCCGTCGAGGCGGCCCATGAGCGGTTCGGCCCCTTCCACGCCGTCGTCGCCCACTCGATGGGCGCCGCCGCCACGACGTACGCCATGTCACGCGGCGTCGCGCTGGAGCAGGCGGTGTTCGTGAACCCCGTCAGCAGCTACACCAGTCTGTGGCGCCGCTCGGGAGAGGTGATGCGGGTGACGCCCGAGGCCATCGGGCTGGTCCGTTCGCGCGCCGAGGACTGGCTGGGTGTCTCCTTCGAGGCCATCGAACCGGCGCTGGCGGCACGGGAGTTCACCAGCGGCCTGCTCGTGGTCCACGACGAGAACGATCCGGAGTCGCCGATCACCGACAGCGAGGCGCTGGTGGCGGCATGGGGCCGGGCGGAGCTGATGAGGGTGCGAGACCTCGGCCACACCAAGGTGCTGCGCGACGAGGCCGTGGTGGGCCGGGTCGTCGGCTTCCTCACGGCGCGCGAAGCGGACGAGCAAGCGCCGCCCCGGTGA
- a CDS encoding cation:proton antiporter, with the protein MTPAVAAHATAALGVFLAVGFLGRGLARRIEQPGVVGEIAFGMLLGPAILGLAGPGARSLLLPDDVLAPLRDLGHAGLVLFLVGVAHELRLDAARLRDRAIGWTVLGTLVPSLVAGAALGGWLVRYGPPSLRGAAPAGAFVLLIAISLAVSAVPVLARILADRNLTTTRAGRLSLTSAALVDAVAWLLLAVVVAVATPGSGGVVSAVVVLVAGTLAATWGRRLLKSARAERLCARWPWVVAVVLGAGVLQAADVAESEGLTAIFGAFVVGLMIPPTSPHWDAPVRRVSTLGLWLVPVFFIATGLTIWRASGGIPWLLALVATALAVLSKIGGGYVSGRLGGEERAEALRVGVMLNTRGLTEIVLLQVGYSAGVLTSGLYLALLVTAVVTTSMTGPLLSLIDRRRRTAPAPAKDERIAAG; encoded by the coding sequence GTGACGCCCGCCGTGGCCGCGCACGCGACCGCCGCGCTCGGGGTCTTCCTGGCCGTGGGGTTCCTGGGGCGCGGCCTCGCCCGCCGGATCGAGCAGCCCGGTGTCGTCGGCGAGATCGCCTTCGGCATGCTGCTCGGTCCCGCGATCCTCGGCCTGGCCGGGCCGGGCGCGCGGTCCCTTCTGTTGCCGGACGACGTGCTGGCGCCGCTGCGCGACCTCGGCCACGCCGGTCTTGTGCTGTTCCTCGTGGGCGTGGCCCACGAACTGCGCCTGGACGCGGCCCGGTTGCGGGACCGGGCCATCGGCTGGACGGTGCTCGGCACCCTGGTGCCCTCACTCGTGGCGGGCGCGGCACTCGGCGGCTGGCTCGTCCGCTACGGGCCGCCCTCGTTGCGCGGCGCCGCGCCCGCCGGGGCCTTCGTGCTGCTCATCGCGATCTCCCTCGCGGTCTCCGCGGTGCCGGTGCTCGCCCGGATCCTCGCCGACCGGAACCTGACCACCACGCGCGCCGGGCGGCTCTCGCTCACGTCGGCCGCGCTCGTGGACGCCGTCGCCTGGCTGCTGCTCGCCGTGGTGGTCGCCGTCGCCACGCCCGGCTCGGGCGGTGTGGTGAGCGCGGTGGTGGTCCTGGTGGCCGGGACGCTCGCGGCCACCTGGGGCCGGCGACTGCTGAAGTCGGCCCGGGCCGAGCGGCTGTGTGCGCGGTGGCCCTGGGTGGTGGCGGTCGTCCTCGGCGCGGGGGTGCTCCAGGCGGCGGACGTGGCGGAGTCCGAAGGGCTCACCGCGATCTTCGGGGCGTTCGTGGTCGGGCTGATGATCCCGCCCACCTCGCCGCACTGGGACGCGCCGGTGCGCCGGGTCTCCACGCTCGGCCTGTGGCTGGTGCCGGTCTTCTTCATCGCCACCGGGCTGACGATATGGAGGGCTTCGGGCGGCATACCGTGGCTGCTCGCGCTGGTGGCGACGGCGCTCGCGGTGCTCTCCAAGATCGGCGGCGGTTATGTGTCGGGCCGCCTGGGCGGTGAGGAGCGCGCCGAGGCACTTCGTGTCGGCGTCATGCTCAACACCCGGGGCCTGACCGAGATCGTCCTGCTTCAGGTCGGCTACAGCGCGGGGGTGCTCACCTCGGGCCTGTATCTGGCGCTCCTTGTGACGGCGGTCGTGACGACCTCGATGACCGGCCCGCTCCTGTCGCTGATCGACCGCCGCCGAAGGACGGCGCCGGCGCCCGCGAAGGACGAGCGGATCGCGGCGGGATGA
- a CDS encoding MFS transporter: protein MDTSKPSAAAYRNLVTATVGFTLTFWAWDLVAPLAGDYKDRLGLSSFQESLLVAVPVLVGSLGRIPVGALTDRYGARLMFPLMSALTIVPVLLLIPARDSYGLMLVVGFLLGLGGTTFAIGIPLVNSWFPPHKRGFALGVFGMGMGGVALSGYLTPRIAKHGYHVPFLVVAIALAGYAVLAALLITDHPGRPVPTATLGDRLGRAGRLRVTWELSALYAIGFGGIVAFGVYLPTYLKSWYALPPTDAGTKAAGFALATVVFRPVGGWLSDRIHPAVVTSAALGTVALLAIVQAFDPPLHPGGTTALLLMGASLGTASGSVFALVSQVTPQPQVGSVTGIVGATGGLGGFVPPLVMGAIYSAKGSYSIGFMLLSDLALAGCVYAYARMRTSRPDEPGPREGPLVEAHGHTPAD from the coding sequence GTGGACACCTCGAAGCCCTCCGCCGCCGCGTACCGGAATCTGGTGACGGCCACGGTCGGGTTCACGCTCACCTTCTGGGCGTGGGACCTGGTCGCTCCGCTGGCCGGTGACTACAAGGACCGGCTGGGTCTCAGTTCGTTCCAGGAGTCGTTGCTCGTCGCGGTCCCGGTGCTCGTCGGGTCGCTGGGGCGGATTCCGGTGGGCGCGCTCACCGACCGCTACGGCGCCAGGCTGATGTTCCCGCTGATGTCCGCGCTGACCATCGTGCCCGTGCTCCTGTTGATCCCGGCGCGTGACAGCTACGGCCTGATGCTGGTGGTCGGGTTCCTGCTGGGGCTCGGCGGCACGACCTTCGCCATCGGCATCCCCCTGGTCAACTCCTGGTTCCCGCCGCACAAAAGAGGCTTCGCGCTCGGCGTGTTCGGCATGGGCATGGGCGGCGTCGCGCTCTCCGGATACCTCACGCCCCGCATCGCGAAGCACGGCTATCACGTGCCGTTCCTCGTGGTGGCGATCGCCCTCGCCGGGTACGCCGTCCTCGCGGCGCTGCTGATCACCGACCACCCCGGCCGGCCCGTCCCCACGGCGACGCTGGGGGACCGGCTCGGGCGGGCGGGGCGGCTGCGGGTGACGTGGGAGCTGTCCGCGCTGTACGCGATCGGGTTCGGCGGGATCGTCGCGTTCGGCGTGTATCTGCCGACCTACCTCAAGAGCTGGTACGCCCTCCCGCCGACCGACGCGGGCACGAAGGCGGCCGGGTTCGCCCTGGCCACGGTCGTGTTCCGCCCGGTCGGCGGCTGGCTGTCGGACCGGATCCACCCGGCCGTGGTCACCTCGGCCGCGCTCGGCACCGTGGCCCTGCTCGCGATCGTGCAGGCCTTCGACCCCCCGCTCCACCCCGGCGGCACCACGGCTCTGCTGCTCATGGGCGCCAGTCTGGGAACGGCGAGCGGCAGCGTCTTCGCCCTCGTCTCGCAGGTGACACCGCAGCCACAGGTGGGCAGCGTCACCGGCATCGTCGGGGCCACGGGCGGCCTCGGCGGCTTCGTGCCGCCGCTGGTGATGGGGGCGATCTACAGCGCCAAGGGCTCGTACTCGATCGGCTTCATGCTCCTGTCCGACCTGGCGCTCGCGGGCTGCGTCTACGCCTACGCCCGCATGCGCACGAGCCGTCCCGACGAGCCGGGCCCCCGCGAAGGCCCGCTGGTCGAGGCGCACGGCCACACCCCCGCCGACTGA
- a CDS encoding AAA family ATPase, with amino-acid sequence MTSLDRELDRELDQERAHHTTCRAALAAMTEGAGHRVVIGENAFASGADAEVLGYQLRSWAKELAEMPQGPLFFGRLDFDASADAGHAGQSYHIGRRRISEHPSAPPLVVDWRAPVSRRFYQAGARDPQGVAVRRRFGWAQGSRGAAEDLTSLEDEHLKAGEAGGPGAILTGEIERPRVGPMRDIAATIQPDQDDLVRCELARSVCVQGAPGTGKTAVGLHRAAYLLYTYPERVQRRGLLVLGPNRTFLGYVCEVLPALGENDIRQSTVEDEIVRETRGREVRAVDEGRAALVKHDVRMAHVLRRALYGRIAPPVNSLALREGSSTWRVPRHELAAIVDAVRAEAPPYAVGRERVRSRAVRAIQLQAERRSGPMNNTWLQKITRARPVTEYVDTVWPRVKPEEVLAHLFTDPDALAAAAGGLLDPVEQKALLWAKPPRSWKSAKWSAADLVLLDEVSGLIEHPEQYGHIVVDEAQDLSPMQCRAIARRAAFGSLTVLGDLAQGTTAWAARDWPGQLAHLGKPDAAVVPLTTGFRVPAAIVELANRLLPALDVDVPAGRSLRRDGRLGHRRVGPQELAAAVVDAVRAALDREGSVGVIAADHEVPALREAVAAAGLDASAGARVTLLPATLAKGLEYDHVVAVEPAAIAVSEERGLHRLYVVLTRAVSGLEIVHSRPLPAQLGELD; translated from the coding sequence ATGACGTCACTCGACCGGGAACTCGATCGGGAACTCGACCAGGAGCGGGCCCACCACACCACCTGCCGAGCGGCCCTCGCCGCCATGACCGAGGGCGCCGGGCACCGGGTCGTGATCGGCGAGAACGCCTTCGCGTCCGGCGCCGACGCCGAAGTCCTCGGGTATCAACTCCGCAGCTGGGCCAAGGAGTTGGCGGAGATGCCGCAGGGACCGCTGTTCTTCGGGCGGCTCGACTTCGACGCGTCGGCCGACGCCGGTCACGCCGGCCAGAGCTACCACATCGGCCGGCGCCGCATCAGCGAACACCCCTCGGCCCCGCCCCTCGTCGTCGACTGGCGCGCCCCCGTGTCGCGCCGCTTCTACCAGGCCGGCGCCCGCGACCCCCAGGGCGTCGCGGTCCGCCGCCGCTTCGGCTGGGCGCAGGGGAGCCGAGGCGCCGCCGAGGACCTGACAAGCCTGGAGGACGAGCACCTGAAGGCGGGGGAGGCGGGCGGGCCCGGCGCGATCCTCACCGGCGAGATCGAGCGCCCCCGCGTCGGCCCCATGCGCGACATCGCGGCGACCATCCAGCCCGACCAGGACGACCTCGTACGGTGCGAACTTGCCAGGTCCGTATGTGTGCAGGGCGCCCCGGGCACCGGCAAGACCGCCGTCGGCCTGCACCGCGCGGCCTACCTCCTCTACACCTACCCCGAGCGCGTCCAGCGCCGGGGCCTGCTGGTGCTCGGCCCCAACCGCACCTTCCTCGGCTACGTCTGCGAAGTCCTGCCCGCGCTCGGCGAGAACGACATCCGCCAGTCCACCGTGGAGGACGAGATCGTCCGCGAGACGCGCGGCCGTGAGGTGCGCGCGGTCGACGAGGGGCGCGCGGCGCTCGTCAAACACGACGTACGCATGGCGCACGTGCTCCGGCGCGCCTTGTACGGGCGGATCGCGCCACCGGTCAACTCCCTTGCCCTGCGCGAGGGTTCGAGCACCTGGCGGGTGCCGCGACACGAGCTCGCCGCGATCGTCGATGCGGTACGGGCCGAGGCGCCGCCCTACGCCGTCGGGCGCGAGCGGGTGCGCAGCCGCGCCGTCCGGGCCATCCAGCTCCAGGCGGAGCGGCGGTCCGGGCCCATGAACAACACCTGGCTCCAGAAGATCACCCGGGCTCGTCCGGTGACGGAGTACGTGGACACGGTGTGGCCCCGGGTGAAGCCCGAGGAGGTGCTGGCCCACCTGTTCACCGACCCCGACGCCCTGGCCGCGGCCGCCGGCGGGCTGCTCGATCCCGTCGAGCAGAAGGCGCTGCTGTGGGCGAAGCCGCCGAGGTCGTGGAAGTCCGCGAAGTGGTCGGCGGCCGATCTGGTCCTGCTGGATGAGGTGTCGGGTCTCATCGAGCACCCGGAGCAGTACGGGCACATCGTCGTGGACGAGGCGCAGGACCTGTCGCCGATGCAGTGCCGGGCGATCGCGCGCCGCGCGGCGTTCGGCTCGCTCACCGTGCTCGGCGATCTGGCCCAGGGCACCACCGCCTGGGCGGCGCGCGACTGGCCCGGGCAGCTGGCCCACCTGGGCAAGCCGGACGCCGCCGTGGTCCCGCTGACGACGGGATTTCGCGTGCCGGCCGCGATCGTGGAGCTGGCCAACCGGCTGCTCCCCGCCCTCGACGTGGACGTACCGGCGGGCCGGTCCCTGCGCCGGGACGGCCGGTTGGGGCATCGGCGGGTGGGGCCGCAGGAGCTGGCGGCGGCCGTCGTGGACGCGGTGCGGGCGGCGCTGGACCGGGAGGGCTCGGTGGGTGTCATCGCGGCCGACCACGAGGTGCCCGCCCTGAGGGAGGCCGTCGCGGCGGCGGGCCTCGACGCTTCGGCCGGGGCGCGGGTCACGCTGCTGCCCGCGACGCTGGCCAAGGGGCTGGAGTACGACCACGTCGTGGCCGTGGAGCCGGCCGCGATCGCGGTGTCCGAGGAACGCGGTCTGCACCGGCTGTACGTGGTCCTGACGCGCGCGGTCTCGGGTCTCGAGATCGTCCACAGCAGGCCGCTGCCCGCGCAGTTGGGAGAGCTCGACTGA
- a CDS encoding alpha/beta hydrolase has product MSTTESVDDLMERFYAVVKLPHDPFAKAFLGRCRSRTIKVGGRFYKYFQSGSGPAVLLVHGLNTNLGSMVTLADDLLAQGYRVVLLDVPPHGETLGTTGDPAEIRSLLRALYAQLSGLHAVVCHSLGGLWALTAWQAGTGARALVSVSAPVTTRFLVEKFAEMNGLDDDRSRELTGEIERRLGPAVWQEYSALEAARTLDVPGLVVHGTADDYVPPDHAHRLHAHWPTSTLELLEGAGHFDIMEAPELRETVRAYLRSLDATGP; this is encoded by the coding sequence GTGAGCACGACCGAATCCGTGGACGACCTCATGGAGCGCTTTTACGCGGTCGTGAAGCTGCCCCACGACCCGTTCGCGAAGGCGTTCCTCGGCCGGTGCCGTTCGCGCACCATCAAGGTGGGCGGCCGGTTCTACAAGTACTTCCAGAGCGGCAGCGGCCCTGCCGTGCTGCTCGTCCACGGCCTGAACACCAATCTGGGCAGCATGGTGACCCTCGCCGACGACCTCCTCGCGCAGGGCTACCGCGTGGTGCTCCTCGACGTGCCGCCGCACGGCGAAACACTCGGCACCACGGGCGATCCAGCCGAGATACGGTCCTTGCTGCGCGCCCTGTACGCCCAGCTGTCCGGTCTGCACGCGGTGGTCTGTCACTCCCTGGGAGGCCTGTGGGCCCTGACGGCGTGGCAGGCCGGCACGGGCGCCCGGGCCCTGGTGTCGGTCTCCGCCCCGGTCACCACCCGGTTCCTGGTCGAGAAGTTCGCCGAGATGAACGGCCTCGACGACGACCGGAGCCGGGAACTGACCGGAGAGATCGAGCGGCGGCTCGGCCCGGCGGTGTGGCAGGAGTACTCGGCCCTCGAAGCGGCCCGGACGCTCGACGTGCCCGGGCTCGTCGTGCACGGCACGGCCGACGACTACGTGCCGCCGGACCACGCGCACCGGCTGCACGCGCACTGGCCGACTTCCACCCTCGAACTCCTCGAAGGGGCCGGCCACTTCGACATCATGGAGGCCCCCGAGCTCCGCGAGACCGTCCGCGCGTATCTGCGGAGCCTGGACGCGACTGGGCCCTGA